The following are encoded in a window of Kiritimatiellia bacterium genomic DNA:
- a CDS encoding O-acetylhomoserine aminocarboxypropyltransferase/cysteine synthase, translating into MKLETLCLHGGTQPDPTTLARAVPVYRTSSYVFRNTEHAANLFALKELGNIYTRLMNPTTDVLEKRVALLEGAPELGGLGIASGTSAVFYSIINLAQVGDNIVSARNLYGGTYTQFNDILPTLGIRVKFVDTQNPENVARAIDEKTRAVFVESVSNPALEVTDIEAIANIAHAAGIPLIVDSTFSTPYLTRPIEFGADIVVHSLTKWFGGHGTGIGGIVVDSGKFPWGAGKHPLYDVPDTSYHGLRWGHDLPPPLAPLAFILRMRTVPLRNLGACISPDNSWMFLQGIETLPLRMERHCQNAFAVAEFLKGHKLVEWVRFPGLKDDPEYAKNLKYLKGKGGSMVVFGIKGGAAAGAKFIDSLKLFSHLANVGDAKSLAIHPATTTHSQLNEEQQRGAGITPELVRLSIGIEHIDDILADLDQALAASQK; encoded by the coding sequence ATGAAGCTTGAGACACTTTGCTTGCACGGCGGGACGCAGCCTGATCCGACCACGTTGGCACGGGCAGTGCCCGTGTACAGGACATCCTCATATGTGTTCCGCAATACGGAGCACGCGGCGAATCTTTTCGCGCTCAAGGAGCTGGGGAACATCTATACACGGTTGATGAACCCGACGACGGATGTTCTCGAAAAACGGGTTGCCCTGCTCGAAGGCGCGCCCGAACTGGGCGGGCTGGGGATTGCCTCTGGAACCTCAGCCGTTTTCTACTCAATCATCAATTTGGCGCAGGTCGGGGACAACATAGTCTCCGCGCGCAACCTGTACGGGGGCACGTACACCCAGTTCAATGACATCCTCCCGACCCTCGGCATCCGGGTCAAATTCGTCGACACGCAAAATCCGGAAAATGTCGCGCGGGCCATCGACGAGAAGACGCGAGCGGTTTTCGTCGAAAGCGTCTCCAACCCGGCCTTGGAGGTGACCGACATTGAGGCGATCGCCAACATCGCACATGCCGCCGGTATTCCGTTGATCGTCGACTCCACCTTCTCGACCCCCTACCTGACCCGACCGATCGAGTTCGGGGCCGACATCGTAGTCCACTCCCTGACGAAGTGGTTCGGCGGTCACGGAACCGGGATCGGCGGCATCGTGGTTGATTCGGGTAAATTCCCATGGGGCGCCGGCAAGCACCCATTGTACGACGTGCCGGACACCTCTTACCACGGCCTGCGCTGGGGACATGATTTGCCGCCGCCCCTGGCGCCCCTCGCGTTTATCCTGCGTATGAGAACCGTGCCACTCCGCAATCTTGGAGCGTGCATTTCCCCCGATAACTCGTGGATGTTCCTTCAGGGGATCGAAACGCTGCCGCTGCGGATGGAGCGGCACTGCCAGAATGCCTTTGCTGTTGCCGAATTTCTCAAAGGTCACAAACTGGTGGAGTGGGTCCGTTTCCCCGGTCTCAAGGACGACCCCGAATACGCCAAAAACCTCAAGTATCTGAAGGGCAAAGGCGGGTCGATGGTTGTTTTCGGCATCAAGGGCGGTGCCGCCGCCGGCGCCAAATTTATCGACAGCCTGAAGCTGTTCTCCCACCTCGCAAATGTGGGCGATGCCAAGAGTCTGGCCATCCATCCAGCAACCACGACGCATTCCCAACTCAACGAGGAACAGCAGCGGGGAGCAGGAATTACGCCGGAGCTCGTGCGCCTCTCTATCGGGATCGAGCACATCGACGACATTCTCGCCGACCTCGACCAGGCGCTCGCCGCGTCTCAAAAATGA
- a CDS encoding NAD(P)(+) transhydrogenase (Re/Si-specific) subunit beta, whose protein sequence is MNDLIQNLGYIFACILFIFGLKMLSRPETARRGNWISALGMLIAVLVTLLDRQIQTYHWILIGGVLGSAIGAIAAQRVKMTAMPEMVALFNGFGGLASLLVGWSEYHRHPESGLFTLIATSLAVLIGGVTFSGSMVAYAKLAEKISGKPILFKGQQIANALLLLAAAACAVLVCVEDPQRVYSVFVAMVALSLILGILAVIPIGGADMPVVISLLNSYSGLAACAAGFVILNNVLIVAGCLVGASGIILTNIMCKAMNRSLANVLFSGFGSAAGRRTEGYKGEAKPITPEDAYLLLEAARSVVIVPGYGMAVAQAQHAVRELGELLAANGCDVKYAIHPVAGRMPGHMNVLLAEANVPYEQLVEPQDVNPIMETVDVAMVIGANDVVNPAAREDRASPIYGMPIIEVDRAKTVIILKRSLASGFAGIDNPLFFRDNARMLFGDAKASVAAIAAEFKSA, encoded by the coding sequence CCCTGGGGATGCTGATTGCCGTTTTGGTGACGCTGCTGGACCGCCAGATTCAAACCTACCACTGGATTCTGATCGGCGGCGTGTTGGGATCCGCGATCGGCGCAATAGCGGCGCAGCGCGTGAAAATGACGGCGATGCCGGAGATGGTCGCCCTTTTCAATGGCTTTGGCGGTCTGGCCAGCCTGCTTGTCGGCTGGTCCGAATACCATCGCCATCCGGAAAGCGGCCTTTTCACCCTGATTGCCACGTCGCTCGCGGTCCTAATCGGCGGGGTGACGTTCTCAGGCAGCATGGTGGCCTATGCCAAGCTGGCCGAAAAAATCAGCGGCAAACCGATTCTGTTCAAGGGCCAGCAGATCGCAAACGCGCTGTTGCTGCTGGCGGCTGCGGCATGCGCCGTTCTCGTGTGTGTGGAGGACCCTCAGCGGGTCTACAGCGTTTTTGTCGCAATGGTTGCGCTGTCACTGATTTTGGGGATCCTCGCTGTAATCCCGATTGGCGGGGCCGACATGCCGGTGGTCATCTCGCTGCTCAATAGTTATTCGGGGCTGGCGGCGTGCGCTGCGGGTTTCGTGATTCTCAATAATGTATTGATCGTCGCCGGGTGTCTGGTGGGAGCGAGCGGAATCATCCTAACCAACATCATGTGCAAGGCCATGAACCGGTCCCTTGCCAACGTCCTCTTCAGCGGGTTTGGCTCGGCGGCAGGCCGCCGTACCGAGGGCTACAAAGGCGAAGCCAAACCAATCACTCCAGAGGATGCCTATCTGCTGCTTGAGGCGGCGCGGTCGGTCGTGATCGTTCCCGGGTATGGAATGGCCGTCGCGCAGGCGCAACACGCCGTCCGTGAACTCGGCGAGCTGCTGGCGGCAAATGGATGCGATGTGAAATACGCGATCCACCCTGTCGCGGGCCGGATGCCCGGCCACATGAATGTGCTGCTTGCGGAGGCGAATGTACCCTACGAACAGCTCGTCGAGCCTCAGGATGTCAACCCGATTATGGAAACCGTCGATGTCGCGATGGTGATCGGTGCAAACGACGTGGTCAATCCAGCGGCTCGCGAAGACAGGGCCAGCCCTATCTACGGTATGCCGATCATCGAGGTCGACCGCGCCAAGACGGTCATCATCCTTAAACGGAGCCTCGCCTCCGGATTTGCGGGCATCGACAACCCACTCTTCTTTCGAGATAACGCCCGCATGCTGTTCGGCGACGCGAAGGCGAGTGTTGCTGCCATCGCCGCAGAATTCAAAAGCGCTTGA
- a CDS encoding DUF1365 family protein, producing the protein MNSRIYRGRVLHARLEPVPHSFSYPVYFYGFDLSELPTLSDTVRGFGYNSRALVSIHDKDYLDHAAGTIREKLEKFLAMVPGSRDIARVFLVTCARYFGYVFNPVSFYYCLGPDGLLRCAIAEVNNTFQERHLYLLDKPEYRNGGTRFRAKKCFHVSPFHDMRGEYEFQFSPPEPIIDIRVDLVRDGRVVFRSQIAGKAFPLDTNHLIGTLARHPIVAAMTMPRIMTQAAHLYVRKRLPVFTKPAPSSPLTIRTAPATAFERACARIVTGLFERLEAGKLSVRFPDGSLRVFGGARPGFNADMLINQPSFFSRVVLEGEIGLGDSYVLGEWNTEDIASVIGLFIENREQLQHGNLRTARLATWLNRLRHVLRKNSLIGSRKNISAHYDLSNDFFKLWLDPTMMYSAAYFERPDQSLEEAQRAKIRKLIQAARIGPNHHVLEIGSGWGGFAIEAVRLTGCRVTSITISERQLEEARNRARAAGLDDRIEFRLCDYRRIEGRFDRIVSIEMLEAVGREYFGAFFETLDRALQPNGVIALQVITIPDQRYRDYCRSTDWIQQRIFPGGHLPALSALLNAMARHSSLHIESVENIGPHYAPTLRRWAENFEAHRDEIQALGFDDAFLRKWRYYLGYCEAAFATRALDDLQIVLTRACNPSLRLAYR; encoded by the coding sequence GTGAATTCCCGCATTTACAGAGGGCGCGTTCTGCATGCGCGGCTCGAGCCGGTCCCCCACTCCTTCAGCTATCCCGTCTACTTTTATGGTTTCGATCTGAGCGAGCTTCCCACGCTTTCGGACACAGTGCGCGGCTTCGGGTATAACAGCCGTGCCCTTGTCTCCATTCACGACAAAGACTATCTGGACCACGCAGCGGGCACGATTCGCGAGAAGCTCGAAAAATTCCTGGCGATGGTGCCCGGCAGCAGGGACATCGCCCGGGTGTTTCTCGTCACGTGCGCGCGCTACTTCGGCTACGTCTTCAATCCGGTCAGCTTTTACTATTGCTTGGGTCCCGACGGCCTTCTGCGCTGCGCCATCGCGGAGGTCAACAACACGTTCCAAGAGCGCCATCTTTATCTGCTCGATAAGCCAGAGTATCGAAATGGAGGCACTCGGTTCCGCGCGAAAAAGTGTTTCCACGTGTCGCCTTTCCACGACATGCGCGGGGAATACGAATTTCAATTTTCGCCGCCCGAACCGATCATCGATATCCGCGTGGATCTTGTTCGAGACGGGCGTGTCGTGTTTCGATCGCAAATTGCTGGTAAGGCTTTCCCGCTAGATACGAATCATTTGATCGGTACCTTGGCGCGGCACCCGATTGTCGCTGCCATGACAATGCCTCGAATTATGACGCAAGCCGCTCATCTTTATGTGCGGAAGCGACTCCCGGTCTTCACCAAACCGGCGCCCTCCAGCCCGCTCACCATTCGCACCGCGCCGGCGACAGCATTTGAACGGGCCTGCGCGCGGATCGTTACAGGTCTATTCGAACGACTCGAGGCGGGCAAATTGTCCGTCCGTTTCCCGGATGGTTCCTTGCGAGTCTTTGGCGGCGCCCGACCGGGGTTCAACGCCGACATGCTGATCAACCAGCCCTCCTTTTTTTCGCGGGTCGTGCTCGAGGGGGAAATCGGGCTTGGCGACTCCTACGTGCTTGGGGAGTGGAATACGGAGGATATTGCTTCTGTCATCGGTTTATTCATCGAAAATCGCGAACAACTTCAACACGGAAATCTTCGCACGGCGCGTCTTGCAACCTGGCTTAACCGACTGCGCCATGTACTCCGGAAAAACTCGCTCATCGGCAGCCGCAAAAACATTTCCGCGCATTACGACCTGAGCAACGATTTTTTCAAGCTCTGGCTGGACCCCACGATGATGTATTCGGCCGCGTATTTCGAACGGCCGGATCAATCGCTGGAGGAAGCGCAGCGGGCCAAAATTCGAAAATTGATCCAGGCCGCGAGGATCGGACCGAATCACCATGTGCTCGAAATTGGATCGGGATGGGGGGGATTCGCCATTGAAGCTGTCAGGTTGACTGGCTGCAGGGTCACATCCATAACCATCTCAGAACGCCAGCTCGAGGAGGCCCGCAACCGCGCACGAGCGGCGGGTCTCGACGACCGCATCGAATTTCGATTATGCGATTACCGGAGGATCGAAGGCCGATTCGACCGCATCGTTTCGATTGAAATGCTCGAGGCAGTCGGTCGTGAATATTTCGGCGCCTTCTTCGAAACCCTGGATCGGGCCCTTCAACCGAATGGCGTCATTGCTTTACAGGTCATCACGATTCCGGACCAGCGATATCGCGATTACTGCCGCAGCACGGACTGGATTCAGCAACGAATTTTTCCGGGAGGCCATCTTCCCGCATTGAGCGCCCTGCTGAACGCCATGGCGAGGCATTCCTCCCTTCACATTGAATCGGTCGAAAACATCGGCCCGCACTACGCACCCACCCTCCGCCGCTGGGCTGAAAATTTCGAGGCCCATCGGGATGAAATCCAGGCGCTTGGATTTGACGACGCGTTCCTACGCAAGTGGCGGTATTATCTCGGCTACTGCGAAGCAGCATTTGCGACCCGCGCCCTCGATGACCTGCAGATTGTGCTCACTCGCGCCTGCAATCCTTCGCTTCGACTCGCCTATCGCTGA
- a CDS encoding NUDIX domain-containing protein: MDEYFDIVDREGRIVGRALRSECHGNPALIHQAVHVQVFDQEGRLFLQKRASSKDIEPGKWDSSVGGHLRPGESPREGAQRELEEELGVRAVLGDPAYSYLWQSPQETELVRTFVMVHPGPFRLQASELEDGRFWTMQEIEELLVSGLATLQFAYEFPMLRDWLRRSGKFG; this comes from the coding sequence GTGGATGAGTATTTTGATATCGTCGATCGCGAGGGCCGCATCGTAGGGCGCGCCCTCCGATCCGAGTGCCATGGGAATCCTGCGCTGATTCACCAAGCGGTCCATGTTCAGGTGTTCGACCAAGAGGGTCGACTATTTCTGCAAAAAAGGGCCTCTTCGAAAGATATTGAACCGGGGAAATGGGATTCTTCCGTAGGCGGCCACCTACGCCCGGGCGAGTCGCCCCGAGAGGGGGCCCAACGCGAATTGGAGGAGGAATTGGGCGTCCGGGCCGTGCTTGGCGATCCGGCCTACAGCTATCTCTGGCAGTCTCCGCAAGAAACGGAACTGGTGCGGACATTTGTGATGGTTCATCCGGGTCCATTCAGGCTGCAGGCCTCGGAGTTGGAGGATGGGCGTTTTTGGACGATGCAGGAAATTGAGGAGCTTTTGGTTTCGGGCTTGGCTACTCTTCAATTCGCCTACGAATTTCCGATGCTCCGGGACTGGCTGCGCCGCAGCGGGAAATTCGGATGA
- a CDS encoding anion transporter, giving the protein MPEFLTPAVGIFLLTYLGVALGEIPGLAIDRTGIALLGGVAMIAFGVLNTEEAVGAVDMPTILLLFGLMVLSSQFRLGGFYTHVALQLTRFMDRPALFLWGLMVVSALLSAVLANDIVCLAFTPVLCWSLSRRGLNPLPYLLGLAISSNIGSAATIIGNPQNMLIGQVANLSFLHFTLWCSIPSVFALAAAFAILVGLFRGAWMAKGPAIPKGDWPDYDRRQSAKGLVVTALLIASFFTSVPRELSALVAAGVLLCSRRMATRSIMGLVDWHLITLFIGLFVVVRGFENTGWPAYIVETLRAHGIHLDAPMVLAGLSAVLSNLVSNVPAVMLLTKFIPTSPPEPWYVLALASTFAGNLITIGSIANLIVIEQAKQSGIEISFADHARAGIPVTLASFAILYAWIALAA; this is encoded by the coding sequence ATGCCTGAATTCCTTACACCGGCAGTGGGCATTTTTCTGCTGACTTACCTGGGCGTTGCGCTGGGCGAGATCCCCGGCCTGGCGATCGACCGGACGGGAATCGCCCTGCTAGGTGGCGTTGCCATGATCGCATTTGGCGTGTTGAACACGGAGGAGGCGGTGGGGGCAGTGGATATGCCGACGATTTTGCTGTTGTTCGGCCTGATGGTCTTGTCCTCCCAGTTCCGCCTTGGTGGTTTCTACACGCATGTCGCGCTGCAATTGACTCGTTTCATGGATCGTCCAGCCCTCTTTTTATGGGGACTGATGGTGGTTTCCGCTTTGCTTTCCGCCGTTCTCGCGAACGACATCGTTTGTCTCGCCTTTACGCCGGTACTTTGTTGGTCTCTTTCCCGGCGCGGTTTGAATCCCCTGCCGTACCTTCTGGGGCTTGCCATCTCGAGCAACATTGGCTCCGCGGCGACGATTATCGGGAATCCGCAAAATATGTTGATCGGCCAGGTGGCAAATCTCTCCTTCCTCCATTTTACGCTGTGGTGCTCGATTCCGAGTGTCTTCGCCCTTGCTGCCGCCTTCGCCATTCTGGTCGGGCTTTTCCGCGGAGCCTGGATGGCTAAAGGGCCCGCGATTCCGAAGGGTGACTGGCCGGATTACGATCGCCGCCAGAGCGCGAAGGGTCTGGTGGTGACCGCCCTGTTGATCGCCTCGTTTTTCACGTCTGTTCCTCGCGAATTATCGGCCTTGGTCGCCGCAGGTGTTCTTCTCTGCAGCCGCCGGATGGCGACCCGTTCCATCATGGGGCTTGTCGACTGGCATCTGATTACATTGTTCATCGGCCTGTTCGTTGTCGTGCGAGGTTTTGAGAACACGGGCTGGCCGGCCTATATCGTCGAGACCCTCCGTGCGCACGGGATCCACCTCGATGCGCCGATGGTGCTGGCGGGACTCTCCGCCGTCCTCAGCAATCTGGTCAGTAATGTTCCGGCGGTGATGCTGTTGACCAAATTCATTCCGACATCTCCGCCGGAGCCCTGGTATGTTCTCGCGCTGGCCAGCACGTTCGCTGGGAATCTGATCACGATTGGCAGCATCGCAAACCTGATTGTGATTGAGCAGGCCAAGCAGTCGGGAATCGAAATTTCTTTCGCCGATCATGCGCGGGCTGGGATCCCCGTCACATTGGCCTCGTTTGCGATCCTCTACGCATGGATCGCACTGGCGGCATAG
- a CDS encoding FAD-dependent oxidoreductase, whose translation MKYDQSSQLNIAVIGGGVAGLVAAYLLQRRHRVSLFERNDYVGGHTNTIEIPSGPDAGTPVDTGFIVLNDKTYPLFTKLLSQLDCAVRYSDMSFGYYDEGSGLQYAGTGLSGLFANRRDLLRPAHWRFLMEIARFCRRARADLAAGKLANMTVSDYLRDLRISDLARDAYIYPMASAIWSSSLRDISRFPAEMMIRFWENHGLLSLEDRPRWQTVVGGSRTYVKKLLGSSRIDCSIRARVERIERLPGRGVRVCLPGGMSREFDVAVIATHADEALHMLADPSPEERRLLGAWRYQENRAVLHTDESLMPPNRRAWASWNYRRHRGSGEDRPVAVTYHMNRLQGLSTRRQYFVSLNVPRPPRDESVIREMTYTHPLYSFDALRSQAELPSLNGPNRTFFCGSYFGYGFHEDAVRSAVAVARQFGIDL comes from the coding sequence ATGAAATACGACCAGAGCTCTCAACTAAACATCGCCGTGATCGGCGGCGGCGTTGCCGGACTTGTCGCCGCCTATCTGCTGCAGAGACGCCACCGCGTCTCTCTCTTTGAGCGAAATGATTATGTCGGGGGCCACACGAACACGATTGAAATCCCCTCGGGGCCGGACGCTGGCACCCCCGTGGACACGGGATTCATCGTCCTAAACGACAAAACCTATCCCCTGTTCACGAAGCTGCTCTCGCAGTTGGATTGCGCCGTGCGTTACAGCGATATGTCCTTCGGATATTACGATGAGGGAAGCGGACTCCAGTATGCGGGCACTGGACTTTCCGGGCTGTTTGCCAATCGAAGGGATCTCCTGCGCCCGGCTCATTGGCGCTTTCTGATGGAAATTGCCCGCTTCTGCCGACGGGCGCGCGCCGACCTCGCCGCAGGCAAGCTTGCCAATATGACTGTCAGCGACTACTTGCGTGATTTGCGCATTAGCGATCTCGCCCGCGACGCCTACATCTACCCGATGGCCTCGGCGATCTGGTCGTCTTCGCTGCGGGATATTTCGCGATTCCCAGCCGAAATGATGATACGGTTTTGGGAAAATCACGGGTTACTATCTCTGGAAGACCGCCCGCGCTGGCAGACCGTGGTGGGCGGAAGCCGAACCTACGTAAAGAAGCTGCTCGGAAGTTCCCGAATCGACTGCAGCATTCGCGCTCGAGTCGAGCGAATTGAACGGCTGCCCGGCCGGGGCGTGAGAGTGTGCCTGCCGGGCGGTATGTCACGTGAATTCGATGTAGCTGTCATCGCGACCCATGCCGATGAAGCCCTTCATATGCTGGCGGATCCTTCCCCCGAAGAACGCCGGCTTCTCGGGGCCTGGCGTTACCAGGAGAATCGCGCCGTACTTCATACGGATGAGTCTCTAATGCCGCCGAATCGCCGAGCATGGGCCTCCTGGAATTATCGTCGCCACCGTGGCAGCGGAGAAGACCGTCCTGTGGCGGTCACCTATCACATGAACCGTCTTCAGGGTCTTTCCACACGCCGACAATATTTCGTCTCCCTGAATGTCCCTCGCCCACCCCGCGATGAATCTGTCATTCGCGAGATGACATACACCCATCCGCTGTATTCGTTCGACGCCCTGAGGAGCCAGGCCGAGCTTCCTTCCCTGAACGGTCCGAATCGCACGTTTTTCTGCGGAAGTTATTTCGGATACGGATTCCACGAGGACGCCGTCCGCTCTGCAGTAGCGGTGGCGCGCCAATTCGGCATCGATCTGTGA
- a CDS encoding homoserine O-acetyltransferase yields the protein MTQDPQLGIRTDAFIGADDKRTENAARRGDSDLVRPGKRKSDLGEVNTRFFTFADRKNPFVFRTGETLAPVTLAYETYGSLNSTKSNAILLFHALSGSQHAAGINRRVKGVGRLWTDEMHVGWWDDFIGPGKALDTERYFIVCANYIGGCYGSSGPPSRNPATGKPYGRAFPTVMIGDIVDSQVRLLDHLGIAQLHAVVGASLGGLCANNFAVRYPDRVRIVITIGSGIEVSILQRIYNYEQICAIEEDKYFNGGHYYGRKRPDRGLALARMISHKTFVSLEMMADRARTEVVRPEEDRDKWYWMSHPVESYLRNQGLKFVKRFDANTYLRIIDAWQRFDLLKDTGKSSFEEVFSVCRNQRHLVFTIEGDACFEPAQQAQQCAVLRKARVPHEHITVHSDKGHDSFLLEPNLYTPHLAYFLRAR from the coding sequence ATGACACAGGATCCGCAGCTCGGAATCCGCACGGACGCATTCATCGGAGCGGACGACAAGCGCACCGAGAACGCGGCCCGTCGGGGAGATTCCGATTTGGTCCGGCCCGGAAAGCGGAAATCCGACCTCGGCGAAGTGAACACCCGTTTCTTCACATTCGCCGACCGGAAAAACCCCTTTGTATTCCGCACGGGCGAAACCCTCGCCCCCGTCACCCTTGCGTACGAAACCTACGGGTCGCTCAATTCCACCAAAAGCAACGCCATTCTGCTGTTCCATGCGCTGAGCGGCAGCCAGCATGCCGCGGGCATCAACCGTCGCGTCAAGGGGGTGGGTCGCCTGTGGACGGATGAAATGCATGTCGGCTGGTGGGACGATTTCATCGGGCCAGGCAAGGCGCTGGACACGGAACGATATTTCATCGTCTGCGCGAATTACATCGGCGGTTGTTATGGATCTTCCGGACCGCCTAGCCGCAATCCGGCCACGGGTAAGCCGTACGGACGCGCGTTCCCAACGGTCATGATCGGCGACATCGTCGATTCCCAGGTTCGCCTGCTCGACCACCTCGGGATCGCCCAGCTTCATGCGGTCGTCGGCGCCTCGTTGGGCGGTTTGTGTGCAAACAATTTCGCGGTGCGGTACCCGGACCGGGTTCGGATCGTGATCACCATCGGCTCGGGAATCGAGGTGTCCATTCTGCAGCGGATTTATAATTACGAGCAGATTTGCGCCATCGAGGAGGACAAGTACTTTAATGGCGGTCATTACTACGGGCGAAAACGGCCGGATCGCGGCCTCGCGCTCGCCCGTATGATCAGCCACAAGACATTTGTTTCGCTCGAAATGATGGCGGATCGGGCGAGGACCGAAGTGGTCCGCCCCGAAGAAGACCGCGATAAATGGTATTGGATGAGCCACCCGGTCGAATCCTATCTCCGCAACCAGGGACTCAAGTTCGTAAAGCGATTTGACGCGAACACCTACCTGCGAATCATCGATGCCTGGCAGCGGTTTGACCTGCTAAAGGACACCGGGAAATCATCATTTGAGGAAGTTTTCTCCGTTTGCCGGAACCAGCGGCACCTGGTGTTTACCATTGAGGGCGATGCCTGCTTCGAGCCTGCCCAACAGGCTCAGCAGTGCGCCGTTCTTCGAAAGGCGCGCGTGCCTCACGAGCATATCACGGTCCACTCGGATAAGGGGCACGATTCCTTCCTGCTGGAGCCCAACCTTTACACGCCTCACCTGGCGTATTTCTTGCGCGCTCGGTGA
- a CDS encoding 6-phosphogluconolactonase produces MIRVLNHGEAASLAGALCKALAEALSRPGPVMIAGGTTPLAAYRLLAELRPPIHPNSIVFFSDDRHVPLGDPRSNFGNSWPHFAAAGLSDHQMIRVAGERPLPEAEQSYSKALESLFAAWPGASLGILGLGTDGHTASLFTPDDVERSRGRWAVAVRRPDGLDGISATPTVFQRIQRIVIVVSGAEKRAVVDRLLRDPDATTAGLALRGHRGVEVWCDAAAWPFDGAKT; encoded by the coding sequence ATGATACGCGTCCTAAATCATGGCGAAGCTGCATCACTCGCCGGCGCCCTTTGCAAGGCCCTCGCCGAAGCCCTGTCCCGCCCCGGCCCGGTGATGATCGCTGGCGGCACCACCCCACTCGCCGCCTACCGGCTACTGGCCGAATTGCGCCCTCCGATTCATCCGAATTCGATCGTGTTTTTTTCTGACGACCGGCACGTGCCGCTTGGCGATCCCCGCAGTAATTTCGGCAATTCGTGGCCACATTTCGCGGCGGCCGGTCTGTCCGATCATCAAATGATCCGCGTCGCCGGAGAGAGGCCGTTGCCGGAAGCCGAACAGTCGTACTCAAAAGCTCTAGAATCATTGTTCGCGGCGTGGCCTGGCGCTTCCCTGGGCATTCTCGGGTTGGGCACCGATGGCCACACGGCTTCTCTGTTCACTCCCGATGACGTGGAGCGGAGCCGAGGCCGATGGGCCGTTGCGGTCCGCCGTCCCGACGGTTTGGACGGCATCAGCGCAACGCCGACTGTTTTTCAGCGTATTCAGCGGATTGTCATTGTTGTAAGCGGCGCCGAAAAACGGGCCGTGGTCGACCGCCTCCTGCGCGATCCTGATGCCACGACGGCCGGCTTGGCGTTGAGGGGGCATCGCGGCGTCGAGGTATGGTGTGACGCAGCGGCCTGGCCTTTCGACGGAGCGAAGACCTGA
- a CDS encoding rhomboid family intramembrane serine protease: MSYTVWRLRFGLPRATFAVLVALIGVYVLQIMSSALLGIAIEQALGLSVAGILEGHIWTFLTYQFLHGGPFHLLLNILMFVFLGAETERAIGTRHFLVLYFLSGILGGVGWLYLTYPYEGVCVGASAAIFGLLSAFAVLFPHREVSLLIFFIFPVTLKAWVLAIALGTVQLLFSISPNVGGVAYSAHLAGAVAGFIYTAVVFRPDWLDALKAAWRTRRREAERRAAEREDRRVDALLDKISREGIQSLTPEERRFLEEVSRRRTSR, from the coding sequence ATGTCCTACACCGTGTGGAGACTCCGCTTTGGCTTGCCCCGGGCAACATTTGCCGTGTTGGTTGCCCTCATCGGGGTCTATGTGCTGCAAATAATGTCGTCAGCGTTACTGGGTATTGCGATAGAGCAGGCGCTCGGTTTGAGCGTGGCCGGAATACTGGAAGGGCATATCTGGACCTTTCTTACCTACCAGTTCCTCCATGGAGGCCCTTTTCATCTTCTCCTCAACATTCTCATGTTTGTATTTCTAGGGGCTGAAACGGAAAGGGCGATCGGAACCCGGCACTTTCTCGTCCTTTACTTTCTATCCGGCATACTTGGCGGGGTGGGATGGCTGTATCTCACCTACCCGTATGAAGGGGTATGTGTGGGAGCCTCTGCCGCCATTTTCGGACTGTTGTCCGCCTTCGCAGTCCTCTTCCCGCATCGCGAGGTGAGCCTTCTGATTTTCTTTATCTTCCCGGTTACGCTCAAAGCCTGGGTGCTCGCGATCGCCCTGGGGACTGTTCAGTTGCTGTTTTCGATCTCGCCGAATGTTGGCGGCGTCGCCTATTCCGCTCATCTCGCCGGTGCGGTGGCCGGATTCATTTATACCGCGGTCGTCTTCCGCCCCGATTGGCTGGATGCCCTGAAGGCCGCCTGGCGGACGCGGCGGCGCGAGGCCGAACGACGTGCGGCGGAGCGGGAAGATCGACGCGTCGACGCGCTGCTCGACAAAATCTCGCGGGAGGGAATCCAATCGTTGACGCCGGAGGAGCGGAGATTTCTTGAGGAGGTCAGCCGGCGCAGAACGTCGCGTTGA